Proteins found in one Brachypodium distachyon strain Bd21 chromosome 5, Brachypodium_distachyon_v3.0, whole genome shotgun sequence genomic segment:
- the LOC100842515 gene encoding uncharacterized protein LOC100842515 has product MPPGLHLQRPELSPVLHLRAMAASKRRNGLPSGGAVASKWCGGLSSQLKECLPSLLGLNPCMGYLTNTSVSSPPAACRAGFKSLVHTAPICLCHCLNGDINTLMPATRAHGFHAHDVPYGLLLCPAPAAGACPVLITLLTPF; this is encoded by the exons ATGCCGCCTGGTCTCCATCTTCAACGCCCCGAACTGTCCCCGGTACTCCACCTACGAGCAATGGCGGCCTCCAAGCGACGCAATGGCCTCCCCAGCGGAGGCGCTGTGGCCTCCAAGTGGTGTGGCGGCCTGTCATCGCAACTGAAGGAGTGCCTGCCATCGTTGCTGGGGCTGAATCCGTGCATGGGCTACCTCACCAACACCAGCGTGTCGTCGCCCCCGGCGGCGTGCCGCGCCGGCTTCAAGTCCCTCGTCCACACCGCGCCCATCTGCCTCTGCCACTGCCTCAACGGCGACATCAACACGCTCATGCCCGCCACCCGCGCCCATGGATTCCATGCACATGATGTCCCTTATGGGCTCCTTCTCTGTCCCGCTCCCGCTGCAGGCGCTTGCCCAGTGCTCAT AACCTTATTGACCCCTTTTTAA